A genomic stretch from Candidatus Methylomirabilis sp. includes:
- the smpB gene encoding SsrA-binding protein SmpB, producing MAEGKVLATNRKARHDYHIEETFEAGIALQGTEVKSLRNGRANLKEAYGEVKGGEVFLVNCHISPYEAGNRFNHDPLRRRKLLLHRQEIRRLIGKVQEKGLTLIPLAFSLKGRRVKVELALARGKKLYDKREDIKRRTTEREIAQALKAVGQAS from the coding sequence ATGGCCGAGGGCAAGGTCCTGGCCACGAACCGGAAGGCCCGGCACGACTACCACATCGAGGAGACCTTCGAGGCGGGCATCGCCCTGCAGGGGACGGAGGTCAAGTCGCTGCGGAACGGGCGGGCCAACCTGAAGGAGGCCTACGGGGAGGTCAAGGGGGGCGAGGTCTTCCTGGTGAACTGCCACATCAGCCCCTACGAGGCGGGCAACCGCTTCAACCACGACCCCCTCCGGCGGCGGAAGCTCCTCCTGCACCGGCAGGAGATCCGGCGCCTCATCGGGAAGGTGCAGGAGAAGGGGCTCACCCTCATCCCCCTGGCCTTCAGCCTCAAGGGCCGGCGCGTCAAGGTGGAGCTGGCCCTGGCCCGAGGCAAGAAGCTCTATGACAAGCGGGAGGACATCAAGCGGCGGACCACGGAGCGGGAGATCGCCCAGGCTCTCAAGGCGGTCGGGCAGGCGTCGTGA
- the gcvPB gene encoding aminomethyl-transferring glycine dehydrogenase subunit GcvPB translates to MSEYTVGTRGLVFNEPLIFDRSVPGRVAYSLPQSDVPEEKAERLIPRKFLRKEIPGFPEVSEMDVVRHFTRLSQWNYGIDLGMYPLGSCTMKYNPRVNEDAARLPGFARAHPFQPEELSQGALQLMHELAAYLAEIAGMDAASLQPAAGAHGELTGMLLIRAYHVSKGNPRKKVLVPDSAHGTNPASSAICGYQVIPVKTGPRGSVEPQVVADVMDADVAAIMVTNPNTLGLFEENIVEVCQVVHAKGGQVYCDGANMNPMVGIAKMGAMGIDVLQYNLHKTFSTPHGGGGPGSGPVALKAHLAPFMPVPVVVKRGARYALDYGRPHSIGKVRAFYGNFGMMVRAYAYIRTLGPDGLRRMAQTAVINANYLMNQLKGVYDLPYDRACKHECVFSDALQAKKDVHTLDIAKRLMDYGFHPPTIYFPLIVKGALMIEPTESESKETLDQFIAALRRIAAEAEEHPDLLHEAPVKPRVSRLNEVKAAREPNLRWQPRPAPPPGGGAG, encoded by the coding sequence ATGAGCGAGTACACCGTCGGCACCCGCGGCCTCGTCTTCAACGAGCCCCTGATCTTCGACCGGAGCGTGCCGGGACGGGTGGCCTACTCCCTCCCGCAAAGCGACGTCCCCGAGGAGAAGGCGGAGCGGCTGATCCCCCGGAAGTTCCTCCGGAAGGAGATCCCGGGGTTCCCCGAGGTGAGCGAGATGGACGTCGTCCGCCACTTCACCCGGCTCTCCCAGTGGAACTACGGGATCGACCTCGGCATGTACCCGCTGGGCTCCTGCACCATGAAGTACAACCCCCGCGTGAACGAGGACGCGGCGCGCCTGCCGGGCTTCGCCCGGGCCCACCCCTTTCAGCCGGAGGAGCTGAGCCAGGGGGCGCTCCAGCTCATGCACGAGCTGGCCGCGTACCTGGCGGAGATCGCCGGCATGGACGCCGCGTCGCTCCAGCCCGCGGCCGGGGCGCACGGCGAGCTGACCGGGATGCTCCTGATCCGGGCGTACCACGTCAGCAAGGGGAACCCCCGCAAGAAGGTGCTGGTCCCGGACTCGGCCCACGGCACCAACCCCGCCTCCTCCGCCATCTGCGGCTACCAGGTGATTCCGGTGAAGACCGGCCCCCGGGGCTCGGTCGAGCCGCAGGTCGTGGCGGACGTGATGGACGCGGACGTGGCCGCCATCATGGTGACCAATCCGAACACCCTGGGGCTCTTCGAGGAGAACATCGTGGAGGTCTGCCAGGTGGTCCACGCCAAGGGAGGGCAGGTCTACTGCGACGGGGCCAACATGAACCCCATGGTGGGGATCGCCAAGATGGGCGCCATGGGGATCGATGTGCTGCAGTACAACCTCCATAAGACCTTCTCCACCCCGCACGGCGGGGGGGGGCCGGGCTCCGGCCCGGTCGCCCTGAAGGCCCACCTGGCCCCCTTCATGCCGGTCCCGGTGGTCGTGAAGCGGGGGGCGCGCTACGCCCTCGACTACGGGCGGCCCCATTCCATCGGCAAGGTCCGGGCGTTCTACGGCAACTTCGGCATGATGGTCCGGGCCTACGCCTACATCCGCACCCTCGGCCCGGACGGCCTGCGCCGCATGGCCCAGACCGCCGTCATCAACGCCAACTACCTGATGAACCAGCTGAAGGGGGTGTACGACCTTCCCTACGACCGCGCGTGCAAGCACGAGTGCGTCTTCTCGGATGCCCTGCAGGCGAAGAAGGACGTCCACACCCTGGACATCGCCAAGCGCCTGATGGACTACGGCTTCCACCCCCCCACCATCTACTTCCCCCTCATCGTCAAGGGGGCGCTCATGATCGAGCCGACCGAGTCGGAGAGCAAGGAGACCCTGGACCAGTTCATCGCGGCCCTCAGGCGGATCGCGGCGGAGGCGGAGGAGCACCCCGACCTCCTGCACGAGGCCCCCGTCAAGCCCCGGGTCTCCCGCCTGAACGAGGTGAAGGCTGCCCGGGAGCCGAACCTCCGGTGGCAGCCCCGCCCGGCGCCCCCGCCCGGGGGAGGGGCCGGATAG
- the gcvPA gene encoding aminomethyl-transferring glycine dehydrogenase subunit GcvPA, producing the protein MRYIPNTDADCRQMLTTMGVRSVEDLFADIPRQVRVKGDLRLPPALSETDLMRHLTGLAARDADVDSYASFLGAGAYNHFAPTITNHLILRGEFLTAYTPYQPEISQGTLQAIYEYQTLVCQLTGMEVANASMYDGGSALAEAVLMAQRATGREEVVVARTVHPDYRQVIRTYLGPLGIRIREVPYGAAGGSDLKLLRAAVTEQTACVAVQSPNFFGVVEEVAEAADAAHAKGGLAVVAVAEPVSLGLLAPPGELGADIVVGEGQAFGNPISFGGPYLGFFATRERYIRSMPGRLVGQTEDRDGRVGYVLTLSTREQHIRREKATSNICTNEGLCALAATIALCTLGKQGVREMALQNLRKAAYAKRKLAKAKGFALRFGGPTFNEFVVQSKRRPVRQLLGALARKRVLAGVALDRFYPELRDCFLVCVTEQNRREEIDGLVKALGGGR; encoded by the coding sequence ATGCGCTACATCCCCAACACCGACGCCGACTGCCGGCAGATGCTCACCACCATGGGCGTCCGGTCGGTGGAGGACCTCTTCGCCGACATCCCCCGGCAGGTCCGGGTCAAAGGAGACCTGCGGCTCCCGCCCGCCCTCTCCGAGACCGACCTCATGCGGCACCTCACGGGCCTGGCGGCCCGGGATGCCGACGTGGACAGCTACGCCTCCTTCCTGGGGGCCGGGGCCTACAACCACTTTGCCCCGACGATCACGAACCACCTGATCCTCCGGGGGGAGTTCCTGACCGCCTATACCCCCTACCAGCCCGAGATCTCCCAGGGGACGCTCCAGGCCATCTACGAGTACCAGACCCTCGTCTGCCAGCTCACCGGGATGGAGGTGGCCAACGCCTCGATGTACGACGGGGGATCGGCGCTGGCGGAGGCGGTCCTGATGGCGCAACGGGCCACGGGCCGCGAGGAGGTGGTGGTCGCCCGCACCGTCCACCCGGACTACCGGCAGGTGATCCGGACCTACCTGGGGCCGCTGGGGATCCGGATCCGCGAGGTCCCCTACGGGGCCGCAGGCGGGAGCGACCTGAAGCTCCTCCGGGCCGCGGTGACGGAGCAGACGGCCTGCGTGGCGGTCCAGTCCCCCAATTTCTTCGGGGTCGTGGAGGAGGTGGCCGAGGCGGCCGACGCCGCCCACGCGAAGGGAGGGCTGGCGGTCGTGGCCGTGGCCGAGCCGGTCTCCCTGGGCCTCCTCGCCCCTCCCGGCGAGCTGGGGGCCGACATCGTGGTGGGGGAGGGGCAGGCGTTCGGCAATCCCATCTCCTTCGGGGGCCCCTACCTGGGCTTCTTCGCCACCAGGGAGCGGTACATCCGGAGCATGCCCGGGAGGTTGGTGGGGCAGACCGAGGATCGGGACGGTCGGGTGGGCTACGTCCTCACCCTCTCCACCCGGGAGCAGCACATCCGCCGGGAGAAGGCCACCTCCAACATCTGCACCAACGAGGGACTCTGCGCGCTGGCCGCCACCATCGCCCTCTGCACCCTGGGGAAGCAGGGGGTGCGGGAGATGGCCCTCCAGAACCTCCGAAAGGCGGCTTACGCCAAGCGGAAGCTCGCCAAGGCGAAAGGGTTCGCCCTCCGGTTCGGCGGCCCGACGTTCAACGAGTTCGTGGTGCAGAGTAAGCGCCGTCCCGTCCGCCAGCTCCTCGGGGCCCTGGCCCGCAAGCGGGTCCTCGCGGGGGTGGCGCTGGATCGCTTCTATCCCGAGCTCCGGGACTGCTTCCTGGTCTGTGTGACCGAGCAGAACCGCCGGGAGGAGATTGACGGGCTGGTGAAGGCCCTGGGAGGGGGACGATGA